The Hordeum vulgare subsp. vulgare chromosome 7H, MorexV3_pseudomolecules_assembly, whole genome shotgun sequence DNA window GACGAAAAAAGGGGTGTATGAGCATAGGCAGATGAACTGGAGGGGTTATAATCGATTCTCCCTGTGGCTGCCACGTCAACCTACCTTTCACCGCTTGCAAATTGACTAATATTTACAGGTGTATTTTTTGCAACAGAACTGACTTCCTTGTTCGGTCGGATTAAAAAATTAAAAGGCCACACGGGTCTCTTCAACAGGACTCGAACCCGCGGCCCCTAGGGTAGAACCGATGCTCAATCACCACTACGATGCTAAGAGATTTGTATAGATTAGGTTACATAGTTTTTTTGGGAAGGGCCAGATGGAAAGTTGTGCCAATTGCCTCCAGCCCCTGCGTCGCTCCCTGGGGCGACTCGGGtggcgaaaccctagccgccacccaagcccccctccttcccctccctcccctcGCCACGGTCGGAGGATGCCGGTGGGCGAAGCCCTCGTCGGTGGACGGCGGCGGCAGGGCCCTTGTTCGCGTGCTCGCGCGCTTGTGTTCCGCGCGCTGGAGCGGTGGGAGCGTGTGGTGGCGCGCCGGGCGGCTGTCCGCGTGCAGCGGAGGTCGAGATGACGCGGTGCGCGTGTGCGGAGGCGCTGCAACAGCAGCTGCCGGCCGCTGCAGCGAGCGGCAGAGCTGGAGGCGCCCAGATCTGGGCCGCGCGGGCCCGCCCTGGCCCGTGTCAACCACTCTGTCCCCACccacccttctccctcctcccacccctcCCAGTCGCCGCCGGTGGTTGCCGTTGGGTTGAGACACGTGCGGCGACCCTGACGGTTGTTGCGATGCTGTTCCCCGGCGAATTCTAGCGGCAGAGGCTGCGGGTCGGCGCGGCAGCGGCACGGTGCATGTGATTGTTGTCACCAGCTAGACGCGCTCCCGGCGGTGGTCGGCCTGCTGGCGCTGCGCTGGTCGGTGCCCACTCCTACGACTATCGATGTCCCTAGGCTTCCCTCTCCATGTGCTTCTGTCTTCTCCGACGTTCTTCGCCATGTCCGGTCTGCATCTGCATCTGAGATCCTTGCTCATGGGTCGGGGCGAAATCCCCGCGCGACGATGGCCTGCACTGTCAACGGCGACGCTCGAGGGTGCCGTCACCTCCTTGGAGGCGTTGGCATGGCCCTTGACCGGACCTCCTCCTCGAGCACCAGGAGAAATCCTAGGTCCGGCCTTCTGGATCGGGCAGCGGCGGCGTCTCAATGCCGTTACCCTCTTGACGGTGCTGCTTTGGCTGCAAGCGGAGTACTTGATGTGGCAGATGGTGGCTGGTGATGCACCACTTACGTAGACGGCTGAACAGGAAGCAGGTTGTATGCCAGCGTCGGCGCTGCCCCAACGATTCCTACACCAGTTCCTATCAGGCCCAGCCTTTCAACCGCCGACTCCCTAGGCACATGGGTGCGAGGTACGTTGGCCTGGGCAGTTCTGGAGCTGCAATTGTTCCTGGACGTGTCTAGCAATGGCGGTTGGGCGAGGCCTAATGTCATTGTGTGCCTGTAGCTGAGGGCACCTCCTTACCTAGTTGTAGTCACTTGGTGAGGAcggtcgtgtgtgtgtgtgtccatcCTTTCTGGAGGTTGTACCCTCGATGTCTTCTTCCTGTTCAATGCAATGAAACGCAAAttcttttgcgttttctcgaaaacaGTATATATTTTAATGTGGCATGCTGGtttttagggggggggggggggggggggggttgcaagTGGGCGACCAGATCCAATCAGGCAATCAATTTCCTTCTGTTGCGGTCGTTGCCTTTTCTTTCGATGGATGTTTCCTTCTGTTGGAGATCCTGTCTTTCCAATCAGGCTGAGATTAAGTAAGCTGGATCGGCTGACGTGGCAGCAGAATCCACTGATCGTATGTATATCATACACAAAAATACTTGGCATCCTGGTGGTCagtatccccccccccccctttaccCTTAGGATGCGGGTTTGAGTTTTAATGAACACACGGGGGGCTTTATATAATTTTTGAAACACCCTTCCCCGGACCCTGCGCAAGCGGGAGCTACATGCACCGGGCTGCCCTTTTTACAATTTCGAAACAACTAACTGCATCCTTGTGGTCTGATATATATTGTCTGCTGAATCTTTGTGCACAAAGCTCTTAATGTTCTAGTGGTTCGAGTCCCATGCAACACACGGCATATTTTTTCCTATATCGGATCAGATTGGCACTGTTGCAAAAAAACTGTAAAAATGAGTCAATTTGTTAGCGGTCTAAAGTAGGCTGACGTGGCAGGCACATGACCTGTTTTTCCCCTCCCGAATCACTTTTGGCCTTATTTGATCAAATTAACGAGTTTATGGCCTAAATTGATCAATTACCGAGTTGTTGGCCTAAAGCGTGCAATCAGTTTGACTTAATGGACTAATGACACATTTCACTCCATCAAAAGCTAGCAGTTATATGTTACTCATAATGGGTCAGACTCTACTATAATACTCTAGTTACTATAGAACTATAAAATATTTAGGCGCAAAGAAGATTTTGACATCAACTTCTAGGATTTGTACACTGGAAGCATGTGCTCAACAAAACTTTTGACAAAACTGATCAAGGATTGCGTATGTTTAGCTTGCTTCATTAATAGATTACGATCTAGGAGAAGTGAAAAATGTACAGAACAAAACTCAATTCACACTGAAGATATTCGTAGTCCTATAAGGCTCCTATTATTATGTTCAGGAATGATTCACTGTCAAATCCCGACATCTTCAGTTCCATGTAGCCAAAACAATATGCACATAATCAACAGCCCACATTTAATCTGGCAAGTCGCTTATCGTGGAAAAAGAAACTAAGTTTGTACAGTGAATTAAGATGGGAAGAAAGAGTAGCCGAAAACAAGTTTGAAACCTTTGAATGCAATGGCCATGAGTACCATTTTAAGGCAGGATTAAAGAATGAGCAAGAAATCATATTTGGATCAGTGGCACTAAAAGGATCAGAACACCAAGTTTGGAACCATTTAAGACGGGACAATTGTAACATAAGTAACTTACCATGTCTCCAAGGCCAAGCATCATGTAGTCACCAGGAGTGCTTCCTGGAACAATCCCGCCCAACAAATTCCTAGGGAAGACAAGTTTCACCGGAAGCTCTATCTTCTTCGTAATCAACTGCAACCCAGGCAGGCTAAGCTTGTTTGCTACTGTGTGAACTGGGTTAGATGCCTTCTGAGTGGCAACAGAGACCATAACATTTGCTCCGAAAAACCTCTCGGAGAAGAAGACCCAGAAAACATCATAGACAAAGAGACAGATGAGAAGCAACGAACAAATCTTTATGTTGGGCAGCCTCACATGACTGACAAATGCTATGCATATGGAAATCCCAAGTACATTATTTAGCAACCAATGCCCTGTTACCAGCCACACTGCCACCGTGCTTATGCAGAAAGTCAACAGCAATCCTTGCAACCGGGTAAATGACTTGGAACAGCACCTCGACACGAACGGATCCATTAGATTGAGCTGCGACTTGGCGTAGGCAATAGATGGAGACAGACAGAAGAAGAGCGCCATCACAGAGGCTACGGCAGTAAACGCAGTGACGAGGTGCGATACAGATGAAAACAGATAGAACATCAGCAGCAGGCTGCATGAGCTTGCAAGGGGGATCATGAGAGCCTGTGACCGATCAAGTGTGATGGATGCCTCTGAGAAGTCCAAGTTCCTCTCCATCTCCTTGCCATGGTCCAGAGCGCGCGATGCTGATGCATAGGCAACGGAAACAGCCGTCAGGATGAGGGCCAGTGACGCCGGCTCAAGCAAATAGGACAGCTTCCACAAGGACTCCATTCTATGAAATATTAACAGTACCCCAGCTTTATTTATACTCTGGTCTTCGACCTGGTATGCCCAAACAGTACACAGTAGTAAATATCAAGTGGGATAGCCAAAAGCCAAAAAACATGGCACACAGAGCACAGGTCGTTCTTTTCATACAAATTTGTTAGCGGTTGCGCAGTTTCCCTCAGGTTTTCAATTAGTAATACACAAATTGAAGAGAACTTAGACAGAGCCAGGGAAGGACTTAAAAGTTCAATTTGGGGGGGGGGTATCAATCAGGGGCGGATCTGGATGGTGTGCCGGCTGCAGAAATTGTCGAGGCCAACGGGCTTAACTGAGAACAGGATGAAAACTCGTACCTTAAAACCCACAGGACAAATATTGCGGAGATGAGGAAGAACGCGGACGGCGATGGAAGAGATTTACAGCCGCGTTGGTAGGTCAGGACTCAGGAGGAAGAGCAAAGAAAGATTGGATTCGAACCCCCTTCTTGCATGCGAGCTGCGCGGGGGAGCGGATAGGAATCCGGCGGCAGGGCGAGAATGTGAGTTGCCGGCGGCAGGTTTCCCCCGTGAGATTGATGCCGGGGGCAGTGCAGTAATTCTGAGCGGGAGCGAGA harbors:
- the LOC123407725 gene encoding signal peptide peptidase-like 1 isoform X1, which codes for MESLWKLSYLLEPASLALILTAVSVAYASASRALDHGKEMERNLDFSEASITLDRSQALMIPLASSCSLLLMFYLFSSVSHLVTAFTAVASVMALFFCLSPSIAYAKSQLNLMDPFVSRCCSKSFTRLQGLLLTFCISTVAVWLVTGHWLLNNVLGISICIAFVSHVRLPNIKICSLLLICLFVYDVFWVFFSERFFGANVMVSVATQKASNPVHTVANKLSLPGLQLITKKIELPVKLVFPRNLLGGIVPGSTPGDYMMLGLGDMAIPGMLLALVLSFDHRKSKDVTVTSDLSPSSKRRKYVWFALTGYGVGLVTALAAGILSQSPQPALLYLVPSTLGPVVYLSWLRNDLWELWEGSTTIVNEKAHLLEV
- the LOC123407725 gene encoding signal peptide peptidase-like 1 isoform X2, translating into MERNLDFSEASITLDRSQALMIPLASSCSLLLMFYLFSSVSHLVTAFTAVASVMALFFCLSPSIAYAKSQLNLMDPFVSRCCSKSFTRLQGLLLTFCISTVAVWLVTGHWLLNNVLGISICIAFVSHVRLPNIKICSLLLICLFVYDVFWVFFSERFFGANVMVSVATQKASNPVHTVANKLSLPGLQLITKKIELPVKLVFPRNLLGGIVPGSTPGDYMMLGLGDMAIPGMLLALVLSFDHRKSKDVTVTSDLSPSSKRRKYVWFALTGYGVGLVTALAAGILSQSPQPALLYLVPSTLGPVVYLSWLRNDLWELWEGSTTIVNEKAHLLEV